One Danio aesculapii chromosome 22, fDanAes4.1, whole genome shotgun sequence genomic window carries:
- the LOC130215926 gene encoding zinc finger protein 16-like isoform X2 yields MSDPEPCRIKQEGTEDQIDVVVKEENHHVKSESQTRTNTKKKKPRKKSPFTCYRCGKGFRVDYNLKLHMWIHTSKKPYYCSYCKKGFLYAEHVISHERTHTGEKPYHCTVCGTRFTSSSSLRTHAKNLHSQMVKKEESEELSEDLKVFHSVDAVEKPYSCSECEKSFICQPYLKAHQKIHTGLKPHVCLQCEKAFTRSGDLRRHERTHNVEKPYKCAECKMRFRHQTKLFEHMIVHSGDKPHRCNQCDKAFSRASKLKTHLRFHTNGNSYVFP; encoded by the exons atgagtgatccagaaccctgcagaatcaAACAGGAAGGGACTGAGGAtcaaatag ATGTGGTGGTGAAGGAGGAGAACCATCATGTCAAAAGTGAAAGCCAGACTCGAACCAATACTAAAAAAAAGAAACCTAGAAAGAAAAGTCCTTTCACCTGCTATCGGTGTGGAAAGGGTTTCAGGGTCGATTACAATCTCAAGCTTCACATGTGGATTCACACTAGCAAGAAACCTTATTACTGTTCATACTGCAAAAAGGGATTCCTTTATGCAGAACATGTGATCTCGCACGAGAGgacacacactggagagaaaccctatCACTGCACTGTTTGTGGGACGAGATTCACAAGTTCATCTTCTCTGCGAACACACGCTAAAAACCTTCACA GCCAGATGGTGAAGAAGGAGGAGAGCGAAGAACTGAGTGAAGACCTGAAGGTGTTTCATAGCGTTGATGCTGTGGAGAAACCTTATTCATGTTCTGAGTGTGAAAAGAGTTTTATTTGTCAGCCATATTTAAAAgcacatcagaagatccacactggtctGAAGCCCCACGTGTGCTTACAGTGTGAGAAGGCGTTTACTAGATCTGGAGACTTGAGGCGACACGAGAGGACGCACAACGTGGAGAAACCATACAAATGTGCTGAGTGTAAGATGAGATTCAGACACCAAACAAAGCTCTTTGAACACATGATCGTCCACTCTGGAGACAAACCGCACAGATGTAATCAATGCGACAAAGCGTTTTCCAGGGCTTCAAAGCTGAAGACCCATCTTAGATTTCATACAAATGGGAACTCTTATGTGTTTCCTTAG
- the LOC130215932 gene encoding gastrula zinc finger protein XlCGF8.2DB yields MSKPQENTCEEQTKHKQSFICTQCGKSLSCKKTFNRHLMIHSGEKPYTCTECGTGFRRLSRLKQHMMIHTGEKPYTCTQCGASFRQLSSLNQHMLVHTGERPHACTQCGAGFRKSHHLRRHVLIHTGEKPFTCAQCEKSFRQLYQLNRHMMIHTGEKTHVCTQCGKSFRDSPHLNQHMLVHTGEKPYTCSQCGANFRQLNQLKQHRLIHTGERPHKCDECDKTFFWASQLRDHLRVHTNERPYSCSECGKSFKQQTGLRHHEKIHTGVREYMCFECEKTFITAGQLKQHEMIHTGEKPFTCIQCGQSFRQSAKLKQHMMIHTRKRNGPNDTPSAGSNPRLKMGKECGQS; encoded by the coding sequence ATGTCTAAACCACAGGAGAACACGTGTGAAGAGCAGACGAAACACAAGCAAAGTTTcatctgcactcagtgtgggaagagtctGTCGTGCAAAAAGACTTTCAACCGTCACCTGATGATTCATagcggagagaaaccgtacacgtgCACTGAGTGTGGGACGGGTTTCAGACGATTATCAAGACTTAAACagcacatgatgatccacactggagagaaaccgtacacgtgTACTCAATGTGGGGCGAGTTTCAGACAATTATCATCGCTTAATCAACACATGctggtccacactggagagagaccgcaCGCGTGTACTCAATGCGGGGCGGGTTTCCGTAAATCACACCACCTTAGACGACACGTGctgattcacaccggagagaaaccattcacatgtgcTCAGTGTGAGAAGAGTTTCAGACAGCTATACCAACTTAAtcgacacatgatgatccacactggagagaaaacgcacgtatgtactcagtgtgggaagagtttcagagaCTCTCCACATCTTAATCAACACATGctggtccacactggagagaaaccgtacacgtgTAGTCAGTGTGGGGCGAATTTCAGACAGCTAAACCAGCTTAAGCAACACCggctgatccacactggagagagacctcACAAATGTGATGAATGCGACAAAACTTTCTTTTGGGCTTCACAGCTGAGGGaccatcttagagttcatacaaacGAGAGGCCTTATTCGTGTtctgagtgtgggaagagttttaaacagcagacaggtTTAAGACATCatgagaagatccacactggagtgagagagtatatgtgctttgagtgtgagaagacttttattacagctggaCAATTGAAACAGCACgagatgatccacactggagagaaaccgttcaccTGCATTCAGTGTGGGCAGAGTTTCAGGCAATCAGCAAAACTTAaacaacacatgatgatccacactagAAAAAGAAATGGACCAAATGACACACCCAGTGCTGGGAGCAACCCTAGACTTAAAATGGGCAAAGAGTGCGGGCAGAGCTAG
- the LOC130215930 gene encoding zinc finger protein 658B-like, which yields MSDPEPCRIKQEETEELIDVIVKEESEELSEDEEKHVKTEGKNLKNSAKTKVLKRTDAKAFTCAQCGKSFSRKHNLEIHMRIHTGEKPYKCSFCNKGFSLLGNLKIHERIHTGEKPYKCSRCERGFVHSGHLKKHERTHTGDKPYHCTDCGKGFTDLSSLRSHTQNLHDVMVKEEREDEEKHHVKCEENIDFVMVTAAIKSFSCTQCGKSFERRHGLKRHMRIHTGEKPYQCSHCEKRFSLLAHLKSHERTHSGEKPFTCAQCGKRFTHLCSLRKHTKTYHILIVNEESEELSEAKTILSRVHINSCSVCGKHFTRHSNLTAHQKIHAGVKVFECFECGKSFIRAGELKRHQRIHTGEKPFTCTRCGKRFKLSSNLKRHMKIHTGEKPHKCDQCCKTFLRASVLKSHLRLHSKERPCLFSLCGV from the exons atgagtgatccagaaccctgcagaattaaacaggaagaaactgaagaactaatag ATGTGAttgtgaaggaggagagtgaagagctgagtgaagatgaggagaaacatgtCAAAACTGAgggcaaaaatctgaaaaatagtGCAAAAACGAAAGTGCTGAAAAGAACAGATGCAAAAGCGTTCACCTgcgctcagtgtggaaagagtttcagccgcAAACACAATCTGgagattcacatgaggatccacaccggagagaaaccttacaagtgttcattCTGCAATAAGGGATTCAGCCTGTTGGGAAACCTGAAaatacatgagaggattcacactggagagaaaccgtacaagtgttcacggTGCGAAAGGGGATTTGTTCATTCAGGACACCTGAAAAAGCATGAGCGGACTCACACTGGAGATAAACCCTATCACTGCACTGATTGTGGAAAAGGTTTCACAGATTTATCATCTCtacgttcacacacacaaaacttacATG ATGTGATGGTGAAGGAAGAGcgtgaagatgaggagaaacatcatgtcaagtGTGAAGAAAACATTGACTTTGTAATGGTAACGGCAGCCATAAAAAGCTTctcctgcactcagtgtggaaagagtttcgaGCGCAGACACGGTCTCAAgcgtcacatgaggatccacaccggagagaaaccataccagtgttcacactgcgagaaGAGATTCAGTCTATTAGCACACCTGAAATCACACGAGAGGACTCActctggagagaaaccgttcacatgtGCTCAGTGCGGGAAGAGATTCACACATTTATGTTCTCTGCGGAAGCACACTAAAACCTACCACA TCTTGATTGTGAATGAGGAGAGCGAAGAACTGAGTGAAGCCAAGACAATCCTCAGTAGAGTTCATATAAATTCATGCTCTGTGTGCGGAAAGCATTTTACACGACACTCGAATTTAACAGCACATCAGAAGATCCACGCTGGTGTGAAAGTGTTTGAGTGCTTCGAGTGCGGGAAGAGTTTTATCAGAGCTGGAGAATTGAAAcggcaccagaggattcacactggagagaaaccgttcacatgtACTCGGTGTGGGAAGCGTTTCAAACTCTCGTCAAACCTTAAgagacacatgaagatccacaccggagagaaaccgcaCAAGTGTGATCAATGCTGCAAAACGTTTTTAAGGGCTTCAGTGCTGAAGAGCCATCTTAGACTTCATTCAAAGGAGAGGccttgtttgttttctttgtgtgGGGTTTAA